In Pelosinus sp. IPA-1, a single window of DNA contains:
- a CDS encoding inorganic phosphate transporter has translation MKRGMSISTELILVIVILVALIFTLTNGLHDASSVVATFISCGAATPVQAICLAAIGGFIGAVTSGSAVANTVSAIVAVPTETALLKILLAAMMGAVIWNLVTWKFGFPSSSTHALVGGLIGAVWVSRGKEYILWGWEELLSPEHQVIGISKIVIALLFSPLLGFIVAFLLQFTSNLILRNAKITINIWIKRVQWIIAALLAYSHGANDTQKVVGVVSLALAAANYPFGHVEPFWINAFGGTVMFLGTMLGGWSIMKTIGRDIYTIRPIHSLNSQLSSGGSVILATVLGAPVSTTHVVVGSVVGVGAADEFRMVNWKIGQEIIVAWCVTIPASAMVAALLYYIVG, from the coding sequence TTGAAGCGAGGGATGAGTATTTCTACTGAATTAATCTTAGTTATAGTAATCTTGGTTGCACTTATTTTTACATTAACAAATGGTTTGCATGATGCAAGCTCCGTTGTCGCGACTTTTATTTCCTGCGGGGCTGCCACGCCAGTTCAAGCAATTTGTTTGGCGGCAATAGGGGGCTTTATTGGTGCGGTGACGAGTGGTAGTGCGGTGGCAAATACTGTCTCGGCAATTGTTGCAGTCCCTACAGAAACGGCATTACTAAAAATATTATTAGCTGCTATGATGGGAGCCGTAATATGGAATCTAGTAACTTGGAAGTTTGGCTTTCCTTCCAGCTCAACTCATGCGTTGGTAGGAGGATTAATAGGGGCAGTATGGGTTTCTCGTGGCAAAGAATATATTTTATGGGGGTGGGAAGAACTCTTATCACCAGAACATCAAGTTATCGGTATTAGCAAAATTGTGATAGCATTACTATTTTCCCCTTTATTAGGTTTTATAGTTGCATTCCTCCTCCAGTTTACCTCTAATCTTATATTGAGGAATGCTAAAATAACAATCAATATATGGATAAAGAGAGTGCAATGGATTATTGCTGCATTATTAGCTTATAGTCATGGCGCCAATGATACACAAAAAGTGGTTGGCGTTGTTTCCCTTGCTTTGGCAGCTGCCAATTATCCTTTTGGTCATGTGGAACCTTTCTGGATTAATGCATTTGGTGGTACAGTTATGTTTCTGGGAACTATGCTTGGCGGATGGTCAATTATGAAAACGATTGGGCGTGATATCTATACCATTCGTCCTATCCATAGTTTGAATTCTCAATTGTCTTCAGGTGGTTCCGTTATTTTGGCAACAGTTTTAGGAGCACCTGTTTCTACAACCCATGTAGTGGTGGGAAGTGTAGTGGGAGTAGGAGCGGCAGACGAATTTCGTATGGTCAATTGGAAGATTGGTCAAGAGATTATTGTTGCTTGGTGTGTTACCATACCGGCATCCGCGATGGTAGCGGCGCTCCTATATTACATAGTAGGATAG
- a CDS encoding DUF47 family protein produces MAKNNFWERLFPVKWDFNKMLHDQALVTSSGMKSLESWISSRSKEDYQLVFQEADRADAIRFTMENNLVEAFVTPFDRQDIYSLSVEMDKIVEYAKSTLEEMEAFEVFADSVIIKMVEQLSKGTEQLAEAIDLLKGDPIKSKTYIENIREVQLRVEADYRDGMVELFKRGDLMYAMKYREVYHHIKDAAIHLGYTTDILHKVVVRIT; encoded by the coding sequence ATGGCTAAAAATAACTTCTGGGAAAGATTATTTCCTGTCAAATGGGATTTTAATAAGATGTTACATGATCAAGCTTTGGTTACTAGTAGTGGAATGAAAAGCCTAGAAAGTTGGATTTCTAGTAGATCAAAGGAAGATTATCAGCTTGTATTCCAAGAGGCAGATCGGGCGGATGCAATTCGATTTACTATGGAAAATAATCTAGTGGAGGCTTTTGTAACTCCCTTTGATAGGCAGGATATTTATTCTCTTTCTGTAGAAATGGATAAAATTGTTGAATATGCTAAGTCTACCTTAGAAGAAATGGAAGCATTTGAAGTTTTTGCTGACTCAGTTATTATAAAAATGGTAGAACAATTATCTAAAGGAACGGAACAGCTTGCTGAGGCAATTGACTTATTAAAAGGAGATCCGATTAAGTCGAAAACTTACATAGAAAACATTCGTGAAGTACAGTTAAGGGTGGAAGCTGATTATCGTGACGGTATGGTGGAACTCTTTAAGCGGGGAGATCTTATGTATGCCATGAAATATAGGGAGGTATATCATCATATTAAAGATGCGGCCATCCATCTAGGATATACTACAGATATTTTGCATAAAGTTGTAGTGCGAATTACGTAG
- the ilvA gene encoding threonine ammonia-lyase, which produces MSNGKPFKLGNSYVSMEDIYIANQKLQGVIKKTELIESPVFSSECGNRVFIKPENLQMTGAFKIRGAYNKLSKLNELEKSRGVIASSAGNHAQGIGYAAQLLGIKATVVMPATTPIIKVEATKNYGAEVVLYGDSYDEAYKKARELEAEHNYVFVHPFDDLDVIIGQGTVALDILNDLEDVDEILVPIGGGGLASGVAFVAKMLKPSIKVIGVEPDGACCIKESLAQGKVTELEKVDTIADGAAVKRPGTLTFEFIREFVDEIITVSDFDIAEAILLLIEKHKLITEGAGALSLAGLKKLQSKGKKVVCLVSGGNIDILTISAIINKALVFRGRLFCFTVNLPDKPGELLHVAKILSDSNANVIKLDHNQSKVMDSFKQVQLEVTVETNGHCHVEEIESTFQKHGIEIQKIY; this is translated from the coding sequence ATGTCAAACGGCAAACCTTTTAAACTAGGAAATTCTTATGTATCAATGGAAGATATCTATATAGCAAATCAAAAATTGCAGGGCGTGATAAAAAAAACGGAACTGATTGAAAGTCCAGTTTTTAGTAGTGAGTGTGGAAATCGTGTATTCATAAAACCAGAAAATCTGCAAATGACAGGTGCTTTTAAAATCCGTGGTGCTTATAATAAATTGAGTAAACTAAATGAATTAGAGAAAAGCAGAGGTGTTATCGCCTCTTCTGCGGGAAATCATGCCCAAGGTATTGGTTATGCTGCTCAATTACTTGGAATTAAGGCTACTGTAGTTATGCCGGCGACTACACCGATCATCAAAGTAGAGGCGACGAAAAATTATGGTGCAGAAGTAGTCTTATATGGTGATAGTTATGACGAGGCATATAAAAAGGCGAGAGAGCTTGAGGCAGAGCATAATTATGTTTTTGTTCATCCTTTTGATGACTTGGATGTTATCATTGGGCAAGGGACTGTAGCGTTAGATATCTTAAATGATTTAGAAGATGTTGATGAGATACTAGTTCCCATAGGGGGAGGCGGTTTGGCTAGCGGGGTGGCTTTTGTCGCAAAAATGCTAAAACCAAGCATAAAGGTAATCGGAGTGGAACCAGATGGAGCCTGCTGTATAAAGGAATCCCTCGCTCAAGGGAAAGTAACGGAATTAGAGAAAGTGGATACCATAGCTGATGGAGCAGCAGTTAAGAGGCCGGGGACGTTAACCTTTGAGTTTATTAGAGAATTTGTAGATGAAATTATCACGGTTTCTGATTTTGATATAGCAGAGGCCATACTACTTTTAATCGAGAAACATAAGCTGATTACCGAAGGCGCAGGAGCATTGTCTTTAGCAGGGCTAAAAAAATTACAGTCGAAAGGGAAAAAGGTAGTTTGTTTAGTAAGTGGTGGAAATATTGATATTCTAACCATTTCTGCCATTATTAATAAAGCACTTGTATTTCGGGGCAGATTGTTTTGTTTTACTGTCAATCTACCAGATAAACCAGGTGAGTTACTACATGTTGCAAAAATACTTTCTGATTCGAATGCAAATGTAATAAAATTAGATCATAATCAGTCTAAGGTTATGGATAGTTTTAAACAAGTTCAGCTAGAAGTAACAGTGGAAACAAACGGGCATTGTCATGTGGAGGAAATCGAATCAACATTCCAGAAGCATGGCATAGAAATTCAAAAAATTTATTAG
- a CDS encoding alanyl-tRNA editing protein, with the protein MTVKKVFWEDPYLKEHIARVTSIDENGIALDETIVYAFSGGQVSDSGTMNDYQIVEAKKVEKEIYYRLDTDQDLKVGDTVNLVVDWEKRYKIMRLHFAAEIILELMTQHFHNPKKIGANITSDKARVDFEWEGNISAAFPLLEEKSKELIKSDVPITSAFSDEEKEIRYWQIDGFAKVPCGGTHIKRTSEVGAIRLKRGKGLGKNKERIEIYLTE; encoded by the coding sequence ATGACTGTCAAAAAAGTATTTTGGGAAGATCCATATTTGAAAGAACATATTGCAAGGGTAACTTCTATTGATGAAAATGGCATTGCCTTAGATGAAACTATAGTATATGCCTTTTCTGGTGGACAGGTATCGGATTCTGGTACTATGAATGATTACCAGATTGTAGAGGCCAAAAAAGTGGAAAAGGAAATATATTATAGGTTAGACACAGATCAAGATCTAAAGGTTGGTGATACAGTTAACCTTGTTGTTGACTGGGAGAAAAGATACAAAATTATGCGCTTGCATTTTGCTGCCGAAATTATCTTAGAATTAATGACCCAGCACTTTCATAATCCAAAAAAAATCGGTGCAAATATTACTTCAGATAAAGCAAGAGTGGATTTTGAGTGGGAAGGAAATATTTCAGCAGCCTTTCCTTTACTTGAAGAAAAATCAAAGGAACTAATAAAATCAGATGTTCCAATAACCAGTGCCTTTAGTGATGAAGAAAAGGAAATTCGTTATTGGCAAATAGACGGTTTCGCCAAGGTGCCTTGCGGTGGAACCCATATTAAGCGGACTAGTGAAGTAGGAGCAATTCGTCTAAAAAGAGGAAAAGGCTTAGGGAAAAACAAAGAAAGAATTGAAATATATCTGACTGAGTAG
- a CDS encoding sigma 54-interacting transcriptional regulator gives MSMQIPLTVEQLSTYIETKQSDKIIEGFQALLSLYQLQQARLEALLDTVNEAVCVIDESDKVVVWNHHAELLYGIAADEIIEKPIEGFFSNLMLTKVMKERRTVHEEYHTPCPDTHVLINARPVRLWGQVIGGVCAERDITEVVQLNQKLSQTHQEVQSLKQEIDKIHSQADYFAAIYGHSTAIREAISIARRVASTKVPVLLRGESGTGKELFARAIHDASQCSGPFIAINCGAISPNLFESELFGYQPGAFTGADRKGKVGLLEQANGGTLLLDELGDMPKDMQVKLLRVLQDKSFFRVGGNKAIHIDVRIIAATHRNLEEMIRQGEFREDLYYRLNVVAVSLPSLRERLDDIPELVHKGIEYYGNLHDKKISKVDPALMASLIQYSWPGNIRELFNVLERLVVLADSNFLGMDNLPSNFNQLVCHVVDSETRIIDAGLLEVTISLEKEMIAKVLSEQHYNKAAAAKKLGIPRSTLYYKMQRLGLECQ, from the coding sequence ATGAGCATGCAAATTCCCTTGACTGTGGAACAGTTATCCACATATATTGAAACAAAGCAGTCAGATAAGATTATCGAGGGTTTTCAAGCACTATTGTCTTTATATCAATTGCAGCAAGCTAGGTTAGAAGCCTTACTAGATACAGTAAATGAAGCAGTATGTGTTATTGATGAATCGGATAAAGTAGTAGTGTGGAACCATCATGCAGAGCTTTTATACGGCATTGCTGCGGATGAGATTATAGAGAAACCCATCGAAGGTTTTTTTTCGAATTTGATGTTAACAAAAGTGATGAAAGAGCGTCGAACCGTTCATGAAGAATATCATACACCTTGTCCTGATACTCATGTGCTCATTAATGCGAGGCCTGTACGTTTATGGGGGCAAGTGATTGGTGGAGTTTGTGCAGAACGAGATATTACAGAGGTAGTACAATTAAATCAAAAATTATCGCAAACCCATCAGGAAGTGCAATCACTTAAGCAAGAAATTGATAAGATTCATTCCCAAGCCGATTATTTTGCGGCTATATATGGTCACAGTACAGCGATTCGGGAAGCCATTAGTATAGCTAGACGTGTTGCTTCGACTAAGGTGCCAGTATTACTACGAGGTGAAAGTGGTACAGGAAAAGAACTATTTGCCCGTGCAATTCATGATGCTAGCCAATGTAGTGGACCTTTTATTGCCATAAATTGCGGAGCGATATCGCCTAATTTATTTGAAAGCGAGTTATTTGGTTATCAACCAGGTGCCTTTACGGGAGCAGATCGAAAGGGAAAAGTAGGTTTGTTAGAACAAGCAAATGGGGGAACTTTATTACTGGACGAATTAGGTGATATGCCTAAAGATATGCAAGTTAAGCTATTAAGGGTCTTACAAGATAAAAGTTTTTTTCGAGTTGGTGGTAATAAAGCCATCCATATTGATGTACGAATTATTGCAGCTACCCATCGTAATTTGGAAGAAATGATCCGCCAGGGTGAATTTCGGGAAGATTTATACTACCGCTTAAATGTAGTGGCAGTATCCTTGCCCTCATTAAGGGAACGTTTAGATGATATTCCGGAACTGGTTCATAAAGGAATAGAGTATTACGGTAACCTTCATGACAAAAAGATTAGCAAAGTAGATCCAGCCCTTATGGCTTCCCTGATTCAATATTCTTGGCCTGGAAATATTAGGGAGTTGTTTAATGTGCTGGAAAGGTTGGTTGTTCTAGCAGATAGTAATTTCTTGGGGATGGATAACTTGCCGAGTAATTTCAATCAATTAGTCTGTCATGTAGTGGATTCGGAAACTAGGATAATCGATGCTGGTCTTCTTGAGGTAACAATTAGTTTAGAAAAAGAAATGATTGCCAAGGTGTTATCAGAACAACATTATAATAAAGCTGCGGCAGCGAAAAAATTAGGCATCCCTCGCAGTACTCTCTACTACAAAATGCAAAGACTAGGATTAGAGTGTCAATAA
- a CDS encoding (2Fe-2S)-binding protein: protein MRIVNHPILTFPQQTMVSFTLNGQRLEGVEGEPIAAALHAADIKVLRHSHGRHRPRGLFCAIGNCSSCLMTVDKIPNVRVCVEPLRAGMVVETQEGRGKIL, encoded by the coding sequence ATGAGAATTGTCAACCATCCAATTTTGACATTTCCACAACAAACCATGGTTTCCTTCACCTTAAATGGTCAAAGGTTAGAAGGAGTAGAGGGAGAGCCGATTGCTGCTGCATTACATGCGGCTGATATAAAGGTATTACGTCATAGTCATGGACGTCATCGTCCTCGTGGTCTTTTTTGTGCAATTGGAAACTGTTCTTCTTGTTTAATGACTGTAGATAAAATTCCGAACGTACGAGTTTGTGTCGAACCCCTTCGTGCTGGTATGGTTGTTGAGACGCAAGAAGGGAGGGGGAAGATTTTATGA
- a CDS encoding NAD(P)/FAD-dependent oxidoreductase, producing the protein MIATEILVVGAGPAGLMAAIHAAEAGAKVLLVERADRLGGQLIKQTHKFFGSKAEFAGERGIDIANKLISSSQECSNITLWKNAAVLGIYPDGVVTISHEGAFCTVKPKKIIIATGASEKTMTFPNNDLPGIYGAGAVQTLMNVHGVVPGKRLLMVGAGNIGVIVAYQLLQAGVEVAGIVEAAPQVGGYQVHTAKLKRHGVPIYTSHSVKSAHGDSYLEGVTICKLDENWQPIEGSDQYIPVDGLCLAVGLSPLTELLWQAGCKMKYAGELGGYVPLRDANMRTTHENIYVAGDVSGVEEASAAMVEGKIAGLYVASALGYTSNTFLKDLQEAKFQLSALRSGPASVKICNGLSKVVLEEVG; encoded by the coding sequence ATGATTGCTACAGAAATACTAGTTGTTGGTGCTGGTCCTGCGGGCTTAATGGCAGCCATCCATGCTGCAGAAGCTGGGGCAAAAGTACTTTTAGTTGAAAGGGCCGATCGCTTAGGTGGGCAGCTCATCAAACAAACCCATAAGTTTTTTGGTTCAAAAGCTGAATTTGCTGGTGAACGAGGAATCGATATAGCAAATAAGTTAATCAGTTCAAGTCAAGAATGTTCAAATATAACACTTTGGAAGAATGCAGCAGTACTTGGAATTTACCCTGACGGAGTTGTTACTATTTCTCATGAAGGCGCATTCTGCACTGTGAAGCCAAAGAAAATCATTATTGCAACAGGTGCTTCGGAAAAAACAATGACATTTCCTAATAATGATCTACCAGGTATTTATGGTGCAGGGGCAGTGCAGACCTTAATGAATGTACATGGTGTTGTACCAGGCAAACGATTATTAATGGTAGGAGCAGGAAACATTGGTGTAATTGTTGCCTATCAACTATTGCAGGCAGGTGTTGAGGTAGCAGGTATCGTAGAAGCAGCACCTCAAGTAGGTGGATATCAAGTTCATACCGCTAAGTTAAAGCGTCATGGCGTACCAATTTATACTTCTCATTCTGTGAAATCAGCTCACGGGGATTCTTACTTAGAAGGCGTTACCATTTGCAAACTAGACGAAAATTGGCAGCCAATTGAGGGAAGCGATCAATATATTCCTGTAGATGGACTTTGCCTAGCTGTTGGCCTGAGTCCGTTAACAGAATTATTATGGCAGGCTGGCTGTAAGATGAAGTATGCAGGAGAGTTAGGTGGCTATGTTCCTTTGCGGGATGCAAATATGAGAACGACTCACGAGAATATTTATGTTGCAGGTGATGTTTCTGGTGTGGAAGAAGCTTCGGCGGCTATGGTAGAGGGAAAAATAGCAGGACTTTACGTTGCGTCGGCTTTAGGCTATACAAGTAATACATTCTTAAAAGATCTGCAAGAAGCAAAGTTTCAACTGAGTGCTCTACGATCTGGTCCAGCAAGTGTGAAAATCTGTAATGGACTTAGCAAAGTTGTCCTAGAGGAGGTTGGATAG
- a CDS encoding 4Fe-4S binding protein translates to MPSKERFAEGPVALFECLQQIPCNPCADACPRGAITVKEINDCPSLNEELCNGCGVCMTHCPGVSIFVVDYTYSKEAALVKIPYEFSPLPSAKEEVDALNRQGECVGSAQVIRVQNSPNKTNIIWLSVPQELAMEVRSIRLRKEERDGAK, encoded by the coding sequence ATGCCATCAAAAGAACGTTTTGCTGAAGGTCCAGTCGCCTTGTTTGAATGTTTACAGCAAATTCCTTGTAATCCCTGCGCAGATGCTTGTCCGCGAGGAGCCATTACGGTAAAAGAAATAAATGATTGTCCTTCGTTAAATGAAGAACTTTGCAATGGTTGTGGCGTCTGTATGACTCATTGCCCAGGAGTATCGATATTCGTAGTAGATTATACCTATAGTAAAGAAGCTGCCTTAGTCAAAATTCCTTATGAGTTTTCTCCTTTGCCCAGTGCCAAGGAAGAGGTGGATGCACTAAATCGACAAGGTGAGTGCGTAGGCAGCGCCCAAGTCATTCGTGTGCAGAACTCACCAAATAAAACAAATATTATTTGGTTATCTGTACCTCAGGAGTTAGCTATGGAGGTCCGTAGCATTCGCCTGAGAAAGGAGGAACGTGATGGAGCAAAATGA
- a CDS encoding (2Fe-2S)-binding protein, translating into MEQNDIIICRCEDITLGEIREQIALGKHTLEEIKRACRAGMGPCQGRTCAPLIANEIAKATGKPISEIPLAKFRPSTLPIKMASLLGGEKND; encoded by the coding sequence ATGGAGCAAAATGATATTATTATCTGTCGTTGTGAAGATATAACCTTAGGGGAAATAAGAGAACAAATTGCACTAGGAAAACATACTTTAGAAGAAATTAAAAGAGCTTGTCGCGCTGGCATGGGGCCTTGTCAGGGAAGGACCTGTGCTCCTCTTATTGCTAATGAAATTGCTAAGGCAACCGGAAAGCCCATTTCTGAAATTCCTTTAGCAAAGTTCCGCCCCTCTACCTTACCAATTAAAATGGCTTCCTTGTTAGGAGGGGAAAAAAATGATTAA
- a CDS encoding FAD-binding oxidoreductase: MIKSADVVVIGGGVVGCSTAYNLAKLGAGKVVVLEKNYLASGSTGRCGAGMRMQWGTETNCLLSRESVKMLSHLPELLNVDVDIEFTQNGYLMPAYSEKMAEQFKQNLVLQKSLAIPAKWVTPEESLEIVPFLNTKGMLGATYCAEDGHCNPFKVTEAYAQAAKKLQVEIYTNTQVLGIETENGKIVSVHTNQGDIQTDTVVNAAGGYAKEVGRMVGVELPIFPERHEILVTEPVEPTMGPMVMSFYHNLYCQQSPHGSFIMGIGHPNEPEGYDINSSWQFLRDMVERVVEILPPLAGLNIVRQWAGLYDMCPDRTPILGNSPQLQRFYTAAGFSGHGFMISPITGQLMAEMIVGKPTAFPIQMFDAGRFERGELFVEPSVV, translated from the coding sequence ATGATTAAGTCGGCAGATGTTGTAGTCATTGGTGGTGGTGTTGTTGGTTGCTCTACGGCTTATAACCTAGCCAAATTAGGGGCGGGAAAAGTCGTAGTATTAGAGAAAAACTACCTAGCAAGTGGATCTACTGGCCGTTGCGGTGCAGGCATGCGAATGCAGTGGGGTACTGAAACCAATTGTCTATTATCGAGAGAAAGCGTCAAAATGTTATCCCATTTGCCTGAATTACTCAACGTAGATGTAGATATTGAATTTACGCAAAACGGATATCTTATGCCAGCTTATTCCGAGAAGATGGCAGAGCAGTTTAAACAAAATTTAGTCTTGCAGAAGTCTCTTGCTATTCCAGCAAAGTGGGTAACACCCGAAGAATCTCTAGAGATTGTACCCTTCCTAAATACAAAAGGAATGCTTGGTGCTACTTATTGCGCGGAAGATGGTCATTGTAACCCTTTCAAAGTAACGGAAGCCTATGCTCAAGCTGCAAAAAAACTACAGGTCGAAATTTATACAAATACACAAGTGTTAGGAATTGAAACGGAAAATGGCAAAATTGTGTCTGTCCATACAAACCAGGGAGATATTCAGACAGATACAGTTGTCAATGCGGCAGGAGGATATGCCAAAGAAGTAGGTCGTATGGTTGGCGTGGAACTACCAATCTTTCCAGAACGTCATGAGATTCTTGTAACTGAGCCTGTAGAACCTACTATGGGGCCCATGGTAATGAGTTTTTATCACAACTTGTATTGTCAACAAAGTCCTCATGGCAGCTTTATTATGGGAATTGGTCATCCGAATGAACCGGAAGGATATGATATCAATTCCAGTTGGCAGTTTTTACGTGATATGGTAGAACGAGTAGTGGAAATATTACCTCCCTTAGCAGGGTTAAATATTGTCAGGCAGTGGGCTGGCTTATATGACATGTGTCCTGATCGTACTCCTATACTTGGTAATAGTCCACAATTGCAACGTTTTTATACTGCGGCAGGATTCAGTGGGCATGGCTTCATGATTTCACCGATTACAGGACAATTGATGGCTGAAATGATAGTGGGTAAACCAACGGCATTCCCAATCCAAATGTTTGATGCAGGACGTTTTGAACGTGGTGAACTATTTGTAGAACCTTCTGTCGTATAA
- the pruA gene encoding L-glutamate gamma-semialdehyde dehydrogenase, with product MITEYKNEPFTNFGIPENKAAMEKALAAVQLEKSAHYQLVIGGEKINTEARITSINPSNTVDIVGTVARANVDLAEKAVEAAKQAFASWQYVCPAERSLYLFKASAVLRRRKFEFSAWLVEEAGKTWAEADADTAEAIDFMEYYARQMDKYAKGMEVTPYPGEQNECSYIPLGVGVVIPPWNFPLAILAGMTAAAIVAGNTVIMKPASSTPVIAAKFMELWEEVSLPAGVVNYLPGSGGTIGDYLVSHAQVRFINFTGSKEIGLRINKLAADLSPGQKWIKRVVAEMGGKDSIIVDSEADIEEAAAGIVASAFGFQGQKCSACSRAIVVKDVYDVLLAKVVEKTKALRIGAASSPDSNIGPVIDESSYKKILSYIEIGKTEGKLECGGSTAGDQGYFIEPTVFSGIASEARISQEEIFGPVLAVISADDFDHALAIANGTEYGLTGAVYSKNRAKLEQARREFHVGNLYFNRKCTGALVGVHPFGGFNLSGTDSKAGGADYLLLFLQAKSICEKL from the coding sequence ATGATTACAGAATACAAAAATGAACCGTTTACCAATTTTGGTATCCCTGAAAACAAAGCGGCTATGGAGAAAGCATTGGCTGCGGTACAATTAGAAAAAAGTGCTCATTATCAGTTGGTGATTGGTGGGGAAAAGATTAACACAGAAGCACGTATTACGTCTATCAATCCTTCTAACACAGTTGATATTGTTGGTACAGTAGCTCGGGCCAATGTAGATTTAGCTGAAAAAGCAGTAGAAGCTGCTAAGCAAGCTTTCGCTTCCTGGCAATATGTTTGCCCCGCAGAACGTTCTCTTTACTTGTTTAAAGCATCAGCAGTTTTGCGTAGACGTAAATTTGAGTTTTCCGCTTGGTTGGTAGAAGAAGCAGGAAAAACCTGGGCAGAAGCAGATGCTGATACTGCTGAAGCCATTGATTTTATGGAGTACTATGCTCGTCAGATGGATAAATACGCAAAAGGGATGGAAGTCACTCCTTATCCTGGGGAACAGAATGAATGTTCATATATCCCATTAGGTGTTGGCGTTGTCATTCCACCATGGAATTTCCCATTGGCAATCCTAGCTGGTATGACTGCGGCTGCCATTGTAGCAGGAAATACAGTGATTATGAAGCCTGCTAGTTCTACACCTGTAATTGCCGCTAAGTTTATGGAACTTTGGGAAGAAGTATCGTTGCCTGCTGGTGTTGTCAACTATCTTCCAGGTAGTGGTGGAACGATTGGCGATTATTTGGTTTCCCATGCGCAAGTTCGTTTTATCAACTTTACGGGTTCCAAGGAAATTGGGCTTCGTATTAACAAATTAGCTGCAGATTTGTCCCCGGGACAAAAATGGATTAAACGAGTCGTCGCTGAAATGGGGGGGAAAGATTCTATCATTGTCGACAGTGAAGCGGATATCGAGGAAGCTGCTGCTGGCATTGTTGCCTCTGCCTTTGGTTTCCAAGGACAAAAATGTTCTGCTTGCTCTCGCGCAATTGTTGTAAAAGATGTTTATGACGTTCTGTTAGCAAAAGTAGTTGAAAAAACTAAGGCGCTTCGCATTGGTGCTGCTAGCAGTCCAGATAGTAATATTGGTCCTGTAATTGATGAAAGTTCCTACAAAAAAATTCTAAGTTATATTGAAATAGGCAAAACAGAAGGAAAATTAGAATGTGGTGGATCAACAGCTGGTGATCAAGGTTACTTTATTGAACCCACTGTGTTTTCAGGCATTGCATCAGAAGCACGGATTTCTCAAGAAGAAATTTTTGGCCCAGTACTCGCTGTTATCTCGGCAGATGACTTTGATCATGCCCTAGCCATTGCTAACGGCACTGAATATGGTCTTACTGGTGCGGTATACTCTAAGAATCGTGCAAAACTAGAGCAAGCACGCCGTGAGTTTCATGTAGGTAACTTGTATTTTAATCGTAAATGTACTGGCGCCTTAGTAGGTGTTCATCCTTTTGGCGGCTTTAACTTATCTGGAACGGATTCGAAAGCTGGTGGCGCTGATTATTTACTGTTGTTTTTACAAGCAAAATCCATCTGCGAAAAATTATAA